In the genome of Patagioenas fasciata isolate bPatFas1 chromosome 12, bPatFas1.hap1, whole genome shotgun sequence, one region contains:
- the RGMA gene encoding repulsive guidance molecule A, producing MRPLRERIVVKARAGWMGMGRGAGSTALGLFQILPVFLCIFPSVTSPCKILKCNSEFWAATSGSHHLGTEEAPEFCTALRAYAHCTRRTARTCRGDLAYHSAVHGIDDLMVQHNCSKDGPTSQPRLRTLPPGDSQERSDSPEICHYEKSFHKHSAAPNYTHCGLFGDPHLRTFTDTFQTCKVQGAWPLIDNNYLNVQVTNTPVLPGSTATATSKLTIIFKSFQECVDQKVYQAEMDELPAAFADGSKNGGDKNGANSLKITEKVSGQHIEIQAKYIGTTIVVRQVGRYLTFAVRMPEEVVNAVEDRDSQGLYLCLRGCPLNQQIDFQTIRSAQATEGRARRKGPSLPAPPEAFTYETATAKCREKLPVEDLYFQSCVFDLLTTGDVNFMLAAYYAFEDVKMLHSNKDKLHLYERTRDLAPGNTAPSGTPPALWVALLCLSQCWLGLL from the exons TGACGTCTCCATGCAAGATCCTCAAGTGCAACTCTGAGTTCTGGGCGGCCACATCAGGCTCCCACCACCTGGGCACGGAGGAGGCACCCGAATTTTGCACGGCGCTGCGTGCCTACGCCCACTGCACCCGCCGCACCGCCCGCACCTGCAGAGGTGACCTGGCCTACCATTCCGCCGTGCATGGCATAGACGATCTCATGGTGCAACACAACTGCTCCAAGGAtggccccacatcccagccccgcCTCCGGACATTGCCCCCCGGGGACAGCCAGGAGCGATCCGACAGCCCCGAAATCTGCCACTACGAGAAGAGCTTTCACAAACACTCGGCCGCCCCCAACTATACCCACTGCGGGCTCTTCGGGGACCCCCACCTCAGGACTTTCACAGACACTTTCCAAACCTGCAAGGTGCAAGGGGCTTGGCCGCTTATAGACAATAACTACCTGAATGTTCAGGTCACCAACACGCCGGTGCTGCCTGGCTCCACAGCCACCGCCACCAGCAAG CTCACCATCATCTTCAAGAGCTTTCAGGAGTGTGTAGACCAGAAAGTGTACCAGGCAGAGATGGATGAGCTCCCTGCTGCCTTTGCAGATGGCTCCAAGAATGGTGGGGACAAGAATGGAGCCAACAGTCTGAAGATCACTGAGAAGGTGTCAGGCCAACACATCGAAATCCAGGCAAAGTACATTGGCACCACCATCGTGGTGAGACAGGTGGGCCGGTACCTCACCTTTGCTGTACGTATGCCGGAGGAGGTGGTCAACGCCGTGGAGGACCGGGACAGTCAGGGCCTCTACCTGTGCCTCCGTGGTTGTCCACTCAACCAACAGATTGACTTCCAGACCATCCGCTCGGCTCAGGCCACAGAGGGTCGTGCTCGTAGGAAGGGGCCCAGCCTGCCGGCCCCCCCCGAGGCCTTCACGTACGAAACGGCCACGGCCAAGTGCAGGGAAAAGCTGCCCGTGGAGGACCTCTACTTCCAGTCCTGCGTCTTTGACCTCCTCACCACGGGGGATGTCAACTTCATGCTGGCTGCTTACTATGCCTTTGAGGACGTGAAGATGCTTCACTCCAACAAAGACAAGCTGCACCTCTATGAAAGGACACGGGACCTGGCCCCAGGCAACACGGCTCCCTCGGGGACCCCCCCTGCCCTCTGGGTAGCACTGCTGTGTTTGAGTCAGTGTTGGTTGGGCTTGTTATAG